From the genome of Luteibacter rhizovicinus DSM 16549:
TCATTGCGGCCAGCGTGCGACAATGGCCTCACTTTCGACCGAAGCAGTGCCATGAATTCGTCCGGTAAATATGACTTCAAGCAGTTCCAGGACGAACTCGCCGCGCTCGACCGACAGAATGCCGCGAGCAAGCCGCCGGCGCCGCCTGCACCCGTCGCCAAGCCCGTCGAGGTCGTCCCGGCCAAGCCCGTCGAGAAGCCACGCCGCGGCCGCCCGCCCAAGGTCGATCCGCTGGCCGAAGCCCGCGCGGCGTTCAATGCCTTGCGCGTGAGCTACGGCCTCAGCGTCGCCGATGTCGTGGCCTGGTTCCCGCCTGAAGAGGGCATCGCCTACCTGCAGTCCCTGATCGCCAGCGCCGAGCCCAAGCCGCGCAAGCGCCGGGCCAAGCCCACACCGGACGCCGAGTAAGAAGTCGCCGCTCCATGACCGTCCACTCGCGCACCCCGACCGTCCGCTCCATCCTGTTCACCCTCAACGGGTCGATCATCCCGGTGATCTGGCGGCGCGTGCTGTACACGATCCTGTTGTCGGTCGTCGTGGTCTGGGCGGATTTTCATCTGTACACCCTGAAGGTCGGCCTGAACGCCGCGCCGCTCACCCTGATGGGTCTGACGCTGGCGATCTTCCTTGGCTTCCGCAACACGGTGGCCTACCAGCGCTGGTGGGAAGCCCGCACGCTGTGGGGCGAGCTGATCATCGCGTCGCGGAACATCGCCCGGCAGACCCTGTCCTACCTTCCCGATGCCAGCCCCGATTCCCGGCGCGAGCTCGTGCAGTCGCTGATCGCCTACACGTATGCCATGCGGCACTATCTGCGGGCCAAGGATCCCTCGGCTGACCTTGCGCCCTGGCTGCCGCCCCAGACGCTGGCCGCCGTCATGGCCGCACCCAACCGGCCGAGCGCCCTGCTCGCGCACATCGGCGTGGCCTACGCCGCGGCCGCACGCGCCGAAGGTGCCAGCCCCATCCTGCTGGCCGCCATCGACAAGGAGCTGGGGACCTTGTCCCACGTGCTCGGTGGCTGCGAGAGGATCCAGGGCACGCCCCTGCCCTACGCCTACCTGCTGCTGTTGCACCGGACGGTGCACATCTACTGCTTCCTGCTGCCGTTCTGCCTGGTCGCCCTGGTCGGCTGGTTTACGCCGCTACTCGTCGGCGTGCTCGCCTACACCTTCTTCGGCCTCGATGCCCTGGGCGACCAGATCGAAGACCCCTTCGACATCCTGCCGAACGACCTGCCGCTGGATGCCTACTGCACCACGGTGAAAACCGACCTGCTAGCCCTGCTGGACACCGCTCCTGTAGGAGCCGATTCAGCGGCGATGGCTCCGCGATAACCCGGCCCGCTGCCGCGGGATCGCCGATGAATCGGCTCCTACCAAGCGACCGCTAAAACACCTTCAGCAGCATCCAGAACAACCCGGCCGCCAGTGCGATCGACACCGGCAGCGTCAGCACCCACGCCATCAGCATGCTGCGCACCGTGCTCCATTGCAGCCCGGAGCCATTCGCCACCATTGCACCCGCCACGCCCGACGACAGCACGTGCGTGGTACTCACGGGCAGGCCGAATCGGTCCGCCGCGCCGATGGTGATCATGGCCACGACTTCCGCCGAAGCGCCCTGGGCGTAGGTCAGATGCTGCTTGCCGATACGCTCACCGACGGTACGTACGATACGACGCCAGCCAACCATGGTGCCCAGACCCAAGGCGATCGCCACGGCGACCTTCACCCAGGTCGGGATGAACTTCGTCGATTTGTCGAGCAAGCCGTGATAGTTGTCGAGCACGGCCTGGTCTTCCGGTGCGAACTGCGGCTGCTTGCTCTTGGCCATCAGGCGCAGGGCTTCGGAACTCAGGTACATGCTGTTGCGGACGTTGTTGATCTCGCCCTGCGGCACGTCGGCGAGCGACGCGCGCTGGGCCACCTGGTCGCCGATGCGATCGGTCAGCGCGACCAGGGCGGAGAACGTCGCCGGCGTGGCCTGCTTGGTCTGGATGT
Proteins encoded in this window:
- a CDS encoding bestrophin family protein, translated to MTVHSRTPTVRSILFTLNGSIIPVIWRRVLYTILLSVVVVWADFHLYTLKVGLNAAPLTLMGLTLAIFLGFRNTVAYQRWWEARTLWGELIIASRNIARQTLSYLPDASPDSRRELVQSLIAYTYAMRHYLRAKDPSADLAPWLPPQTLAAVMAAPNRPSALLAHIGVAYAAAARAEGASPILLAAIDKELGTLSHVLGGCERIQGTPLPYAYLLLLHRTVHIYCFLLPFCLVALVGWFTPLLVGVLAYTFFGLDALGDQIEDPFDILPNDLPLDAYCTTVKTDLLALLDTAPVGADSAAMAPR